GACCGCCTCTTTGAACCCAGGAGGACCTGGTCTGTCTTCGGGTGAGACATATTTTGAGCAGGTAAAATGTGTTGTGCTGGTGAAAAACGAGAGAGGTGACTATGGTATCAACATGCAAATTCCTGCTGTGTGCTCGGATCCCGTTAGTGGAAAAATGGCTCTTCCAGGAGAGCAACCCTATGTGGTGGGAGGCGAAGGAGAAACTATGTTGCAGAGGTGAGAGGCCACCCTGgtttctgccagctcctgcctggatGCAAATGCAGATGAAATATGAGTGGGAAAGGATGGCCTGGGATGCTGGTTTGGGAGTAAAGGATGCACAGGGCATCTGAGCCAGGCAAGGCTCTCCCTCTGCTGAGCGTGGGGCACACGGAGCAGTTGGACCAACTTTCTTGCCAACAGCTGGAGCTTTTTGCAGCTCTGTGGGCTTGTGTTACAAGTAGGTGTGTTGGGGAAGGAACTGGAGAGAGCtaaaaaggggagggaggggaggaggcagaagggaAGCAGGGGCTAACAGCAGGGCagttaattaaatgttttgctaCATGTAGTTTCAGATGCCAGGATGTGGCTCTGTCAGAGGCTGGAGTTTGTGAGTTCCTGTTGCAACATAAATTCACTgcttttgtctgaaaaaaaaaaagtgcttgtggctggggagagggaggcagcCTTGGCTCTTCCTGCTTAGCTTGCTTTGCGTTGCCAGCACTGGCTGGGATTTGACTTGGCAGCTGGCTGGCTTTGAGTGGGGGCTGGACCAGATGAACCCCCTGGGCTGTCTCATCCTGATCCTCGGCCACTGAGCTGACCCCCTGAGCCTTAGCATGCTGGGCAGGGAGCCATGGGGAggacctgctgccagctcttAGCACCCCTGCAGAGGACCAAGTCACCCCCCATCAGGTCCTGTGCCACTGCCAGGGGCACAAGGGTGAGCCATGTCCCTGTACGGGGAGGAAGGGAGCAAAAATGTGCGTGGCAACCCCAGTACCATGCTCCTACCTCCTACCACTTCACATCTTGAGGCCATTTCCCACAAAACGAGGGCCATGGAGTAGACATCCATCTGCTTGAAAGACTCCAGGTCTTCCAGGTTCACCCTGGACTCCAGGACCTCTGGGGCCATGTACCTGGCGGTGCCCACCTGCCgacagagaggaaggagagaggtgtTAGCAGGGGCTGGGCAAGGACTTTGGCCATGGGTGATGGAGAACAGTTGGAAAAGGGTCCCCTCCAGGAGGGGCCGGTGGGTCGTACTTGCCTGCCCGCAGTTGGCGAAGTCATCCACCGTCAGGGAGGGGTCGAGGCGTATGGCGATGCCGAAGTCGCAGAGCACGCACTCCTGCTCGTTCTTCACCAGGACGTTGGTGCTCTTGATGTCCCGGTGGGCGATGGGGATCTTTGGCCTGCCGCAGGCAGTGTAGTCGCTGTGGAGGTGGGCCACCCCGCTCACCAAGGAGCCCGCCATCTTCTGCAGGTCCATCCAGCTCAGGATGTGACGGGAGAGGTAGTCCTTGAGGTTGCCCCGGCTGTGGTAGGCAGTGATGAGCCAGTACTCCCGGCGGGGCCCCGCGCCCCTGTCCTCGGCCGTGAGGAACCGCAGGACGCTGTCGTGCTTGAGGCTGGCATCGGTGAAGATCTGGCTCTCGTTCTTCCAGGAGGAGTACTCCTCGCAGGGGAAGATCTTCACAGCCACCGTCTCGTACTGCCCCGAGGGGCTGTGGCTCAGCTTGGCCCTCCACACCTCCGCAAACTGCCCTTTGCCCACCATCTCGTCCAGCTCGATGGGGAGCAGCTCAGCCGGGTGGCCGGTGGGGCTGGTGCCAGCCGGGCTCTCATCCATCAGCACCGACAGCTTCTCCTCCCGCTCAGCAGACCTCCCCGGCTCCGGCAGCCCCAGGGGCCGGCCCGCTTTCCCGCCCCACGCCTTGGTTCTCTTGCGCCGCTTCTGCGTGCGGCAGAGGTAAAAGATCACCGTGATCATCACCGCCACCAGCAGCGGGGGCAGGAGGCTGATGGCGGCCACCGGGATCACCtctttgctctgcagcatgGAGTAGCCTGCGGGGAGGAAAAGCGAAGGCCGGGCTGCTGCCTCCGTGGGGCTGCAACGGCTCCTTCTCGGGGAGGAGGAGAACACGCGAAGCTGTGATGGAAGCGCAGCCCTTGGCGGGGCCGCGAGGCACCTTGTGCACAGACCTGTCAGGGCAAGCAGCCCCTAGGTTGGCAGGTCTTAAAGGGGGCTGCTCAAATTTAGCTCCATTTATCCAAGGAGGGTTCAGGCTGCCAGCCTGTGTTAGTTAGGTTGGGCGGTACAGCCTGCGAGACCTCGCACCTGCTGCCCAAACAGCTCAGCTGCCCCTCGGCTGCTCCCGAGCGCTGCCGGTGCTCACTGCGGGGGGAGCCGGGGTGGAAAGAGCCGTGATAAAGCTGAGGTGAGACCCAAACGGAGCAAATCTCTGAGGGGGGTTTGGGGCTGGGGCCTTGCCAGGCCCCTGTGGCACACGGAGAGCCTGGAGGGATGCTGGCAGGGGGTGGGCAGCGTGCAGGACCTGCATCCCGAGGGAAGCCCAGGATGCTTTGCACAGTAATTAGCATGAAGAAGCATCGTTTCAGTGTTAGTGTCACAACTCCCACCCCTGTGAACCGAGCAGGCAtggctgcttttgttttctttcttttcagccCCTTTTCAGCCTTCAGATCATCGGGGGGAGCACACAAAAAGCCCTATCCCTCGCACAACGTGTAATTGTCTGTTCCTTTGATGTCCACAATTCCTGGAATAAACATGCTGACTTCAGTAGAGACATTCAAGTAAAATCTTACTCAGAGGTTTTTCTGCCAAGTATAATAACCCAGGGGAAGAGGGATAAGAATCATTCCATAAGCAAAACTCTTGCTGCTTGACCTCAGTGTGTGCGGATCATAATTCAGGTTCTGGAAAAACAGAGCATCTAGCTATTTTCCTTGGcaaatttcaaaaaaatgtaCTGCAGCTAATTTCTGCAAGGCTGTGAAAGTGTTTCTAAAATAGGCATCAGGTTCAAACCACAAGATCAACCTAAACTGATATAAATCAATAACTAACTCAGGAATAtgtttgttttggaaagtgCTAGGCCTGGATATCACCTACTGCTTTAATGGATTTACCCGATGCTTGAAGTCCCATCTTTGAAActctggagaaagagaagatagTTTTAAGGGCGTTTCATGCACAAGTCCTGAAAATGGGACACTAACACGATTTTAGCAAATTCTTTTGGGAGGGTGACCCTTTCCAAGGCAAGGCCTCGGATATGGAGCAGTTCAGCACGGCTTAGACCCCTTACATGCAGAGCAAGTGTAGCTGCTGTGGTGACAACTGTGGGTCTGTAAACCCATGTCTTGTGAAGCATCACTGCATGAGTCTTTCCATCCTTGCTGAGGTAGGTGGACCTCCAGGACCAGGCTCAGCTGACACAGGGGTAGAAAGGACTCTGTGTGCTCAGCCCTACCCAGTGTCTTCAGAAGGtccctgctgggctcctgctTGCACAGCTTCAGGAAACCATGTCACTGTGTGTTCATTAGGGCCATTGCTGAACTCTGATGGggtcccctgcagccctggtgctTGGGCAGTGCTACCCAGCAGCCCAGACTGGGAAGCAAGGCTTAAGGCTCTTcaagaaatgggaaataaaacctgcctgcttcagctgctggagaaatGCTCCTCTCTATCAGGTATTTCTCTTCTCAACTATTTGCTTATACCATTGAAGATGATATTGTTAACATTTGAAATGCAAACTGTACTTTAAAGCAGAAGATGAGGATGTGAACAATGGGGTCTCTGAGTCTGGGCCTTCTCAAGCTGATCCCACAAACCAAGTCAAAGAGGAGGCAGTTGTTTAAGACCCCCACTGATCTTGCTCTGAGTTCCAGAACTTTATGTGCTGGCTCGCAGGaagaggctgctcagggcagcctTCGATGGGCGCAGCATTTCCAGTGAACCAGTTGTAGTTGGTTTTGTGTGAAATTACATATCCCAGCATCAGCTTGGGGATTTGACTTACCCCAGAGCCGTGTGTACCTGTTATGTTTGGCTCTGTAAGCAGCAAAGAACTGCCAAATTTAGCTTAATTTGCCTTTGTTAAAactggtttgtttgttctgagaatttgcattttatgtgattttaattttttttcccctttgtgtTGCAGGAGAAGTCACCCTGCCCACTTGCAGGTTATGCTTACTCTAATTTTCAGCATCTCATTGCTCTGTAATTATGGAAAATCAGAGGggttttactttgcttttgttaTGGGTCAGATTTTTGATGGGGACTTGGATAAGCCTGGCCCATTTGGAGTTAGGGAGGTTTGGACAAGCACCTCCAAGGCTCAGGATCTAGCTGGAAGCATTTCCAAAGTATACAATCCTCCTGAGGTATGAAAATGAGCTTGCCTCTTCGTTTTCTGTCCTGTACATTTATAGCTCCTGTTGGTTCTTTAGCCACCTGCAGAAGCATCTACAGGTGTGCCAACCTGTGCCCACCTCTGTGTACTGCACCTTTTTGGGTTGCAGCCATGGTGGACGCTGGTGGTTCCCGTGGGTGTGCAGGAGCAGGATTTGCTCCAGCACAATTTATTTAAAGCTTTCAGAGCATTGACTCGTGCTAGGTTACACCAGCTTTTGGGTTCCCTGGTGGACTTGCCCTGTGCTGAAGGGGGCACTGAGAGATTTTGCACCTCCTGATGTTTCCCGACCAAGGCTGGAGATGTTGCTAGGAGGGATAGTTTAGCCACAGACAAAACACTGAGCTCAGTAGAGGGCTACAAATTTTGCCTAGCTTTTATATAGGAGCATCAAAGAAGATGCTGAAGGAGCTCCTTCTGGCATTGTCTCTCCAGCTCTGTTGGAAGCACGAGTGATTTGTTGTTGGTGTTGGGTGCTTCTCCCCCTATAAATGGCGTTACCCAAAGCACTCACCATTGGTGTGGTTCTCAAAGATGAGCTTGTCGTTGCACTCCTGCTCGTCCACGCAGCCGCAGATGTAGGTGACCCCGTCCTCGCTGGGCTGGTGGGTCATGACGCAGCGCGAGGTGTTGTAGTTGGGCACCATGAGGTTCTCGATGGGGCGGTGGGGGTTGTGGCAGAGCGTGCTGATCCTGATGCTCTCGTTGTCCTGTCTCCTGCACGTGCCAAATGAATCATCAGTCTAGATGCTCAGCCCTCAGGGTGCCCACGTGTCATTCCTAAACCTGGTCTCAGGGTTGTTAGTTGTAAGCCCTGTAGGGAATGACTTGTTTGTAGTGGCTCTAGCATCGCTCTAGTTACACGTGCTTTGGAGGGGCTTTGTTAAAGCCCTTTATCTCTTCCAAATGGTGAAAAGAGAAAGGTTTAGCACAGGCCAATGGTAGGATGTGAGCCGGAGACTCCACTTGTTTCCAGTAAATAATTCGCCAGGTCATAATCATACCTTGGATCAGGTAGTGCCAACCCTGAGTGCCCTGCAGGGAatctgggggagaggggaaataaTCCCTTCTTTACCAATAGCAGTTGCTAGGCCAGCAGGTTTTGGGGCTGTATGGTCCTAAGGAAACCCTGCAAGATGAGGGTCTCGCCTTGTatgtcagctctgctgcaatACAGCTCATAACACCTCTGTCTCAGGAGGGACTGGGGTCTCTGCTGCCTAAATTTTACCTGTGAAGAGGACAGGAGGAGGCTAGGGGGGTTGAAATGCCTACTTGCCAGCCACTACTTGGCTCCTGCTTCCCTCCTGTTGCTCTCAACCCATGCATGCAGGTGCAGCCCCTGAGCACTGTCTCATCTCCTGGACCCTGGGTTAATGACTAGTTGTCACACCCTGTCCTTGCACGACCATTTGTTCCTGCCTCTGGTGACctgtgggagcagagccctTCAGTCACTGCTGTGGGCTATTTCTAGAAATGGCTTGACATTTGGAGCTGTAAATTACAAAGTGAAGGTGATACAACTCCTGGAGCACAGGGCTGTGTCTGTGTTTATACCACAGCTTCAGACACCAACAAACTACAAATGAAGCCTGCGGTCATGTCCTGGTCCTTGCCAGGTCTGGGGCAGAGGagtgctggggctcagcacagccagggatgCAATGGTACCTCAGCCCTAGCTCCCTCCTCATTTCCATTTAGGGAATTAAGAGGAATTGTGGTATTTAACTGTGCATAAGCATTCAGCACGTGCAGTGAGAGCAAAGAAATATTCAAAGCCTAATACCAAAAAGTCTAATTGAAACTCTAGTTACTCATGGAAGCATGACTCGTAGCACTGGGGCTACCTCCATAGTGCCCATGGCCTTTGAGCTTTTCTAACCATCAGTACTCAGTAGTCAGCTTAGGTCCTCATGTGCCACCTCTTTTGCTCACCTAGACTGGGCTCCTGTTAAAGCCATGGAAATGTGTCATATGTAGACCAAAAGGGATGGGTTTGGCTCTGGTCATAGTTGCTCGTGAGCATGGggccaaagctgctgctgtgactgTGATACCCACTTTGGACAAGTtcagatagaatcatagaatggtttaggttggaaggaaccttaaagatcctctaggTTCCAAGCCCCCTGGCATGGCGAGGGGGgtcactagaccaggttgctccaaatcCCATCTAACGTGGctgtgaacacttccagggaggggataTCTACAGCCTTCCtcagcaacctgtgccagtgtctcaccaccctcataccctcctaatatctaacctaaatctatcctctttcagctcaaaaCCATTCCCTCTCATCCTACCGCTAtgtgcctttgtaaaaagttcctcttcagctttcttgtagccccttcaggtactggaaggctgctataaggtcttcctggatcctcctctttctccaggctgaacaatcccaactctctcagcctgtccttgtaggaaaagtgctccagccctctggtcatctttttggccctcctctggacttgctccaacagatCATCCAAAATGCCTCCAAGTGAGCAACGGACAGTGAGGCTGGCTGGGAGGTGAGCCCTGTCAGCATGGGTCTGAACCTCAGGGCGAATCTTAAGATGGGatgggagatgctgggaggaggctgtggggtgGCAGGTTATTTGTAaccctgcagctgcttcacCCCATCCAATACCTGGTGTGAAGTTGCAGCCCCATCCCCTGCCATGGGGCTTCTCTCCTGGTGTGGGGgttgaagctgcagcagctcttgcttCTTCCTGTACTGTGTGGGCAGCCAGTGGGAAAACCCAGCCAGATGCTGGATCGCCTACTGGGGATTTAAGGCGGCTTCTCCATGTGGGTGTCGGGGAatttggggcagggggtggattttgttggtttgtttgggtttcttgctgggtttttttttgttttgttttattttcttgggtttgtctttttttaagtCCATAATGCAACCATTATGCTGAGGCAGACTCCTGTGAGCGGGGCCTACAGCATCCGCGCTAATTAGCAGGTTGAGATAAAGCCTAGTGATAACTGCTTGGCTGGCTTTCACTTTGGCAGCCAAAttgaaagggaaggaggaggaaagtcACTCTGGGCAGACCCAGAATGGATGGTTTTTCAGTTGTGTTCATGGGGACCAAAAAGCTGGGGGAGGCACTCATCGGGGCCAAATGATGCGGTGCACGCTTGGCCTAAAATACAAGATTGCATTTCCCTTCCAGGCATTtccaggcaaacaaaaaaagggtgTGGGtttatgtggcttttttttttttttcccccctgcagGGCATGGGAAGGAGGTGGCTTAAACCTAGTGGCCCTAAACCCCAATTTGGTACCATCTCAGATGTCCACACACCAGATGGGGTCGGGCCTTGGCTGCACCCTCGCATGTGAACTGAGGTTTCATCAGCCTGATGCAGGAGCACATCATGGGTTTGGGGTTCAGGGCTGCAATGTTCACCCGTGGGTACAGCCTGAAAAGCTGAATTCAAGGGTTTGTGGGTGTTGAGAGGTCCTCTGGCAAAATTGCCACACTTTGTGTCATGCACTTAAATGCTTAATTTGTTTAGAAAATGAACAGGGTACTAATTATGAGGcagagcaaataatttttactgcCAATCATAATTT
This is a stretch of genomic DNA from Apus apus isolate bApuApu2 chromosome 6, bApuApu2.pri.cur, whole genome shotgun sequence. It encodes these proteins:
- the LOC127386550 gene encoding TGF-beta receptor type-2-like, with amino-acid sequence MGYWRRPGLLSLLLLSFSCCASARRSLKTNLCKWCDSTPPACEEKVCYSNCNLNSYCEDPYEICVAIWRQDNESIRISTLCHNPHRPIENLMVPNYNTSRCVMTHQPSEDGVTYICGCVDEQECNDKLIFENHTNGYSMLQSKEVIPVAAISLLPPLLVAVMITVIFYLCRTQKRRKRTKAWGGKAGRPLGLPEPGRSAEREEKLSVLMDESPAGTSPTGHPAELLPIELDEMVGKGQFAEVWRAKLSHSPSGQYETVAVKIFPCEEYSSWKNESQIFTDASLKHDSVLRFLTAEDRGAGPRREYWLITAYHSRGNLKDYLSRHILSWMDLQKMAGSLVSGVAHLHSDYTACGRPKIPIAHRDIKSTNVLVKNEQECVLCDFGIAIRLDPSLTVDDFANCGQVGTARYMAPEVLESRVNLEDLESFKQMDVYSMALVLWEMASRCEVVGEVKNYELPFGSKVQEQPCVDTMRDIVLHGRGRPEIPSSWLVHQGMRFLCDTITECWDHDPEARLTAHCVAERFNLMAQMDCDDILNNNMDNEASKTASPAGEHQDSDGSRNMQ